A region of uncultured Desulfobacter sp. DNA encodes the following proteins:
- a CDS encoding chemotaxis protein CheW, which translates to MEKETKEPTSNDIEFSTFYVGGAICGIDILNIQEINKHFEITQVPQSSEYIKGILNLRGRIVTIIDLGKKLGLSPVSTSKDNRNIIVNSEDEHIGLLVDAISDVVITQKENIEPAPSNIGGVKGKYFQGVLKTKNQLIGILDIDEVLKE; encoded by the coding sequence ATGGAAAAAGAGACCAAAGAACCTACGTCCAATGATATAGAATTCTCCACATTCTACGTTGGAGGAGCCATTTGCGGTATCGACATACTAAATATTCAGGAAATCAATAAACATTTTGAAATTACACAAGTGCCCCAGTCTTCGGAATACATCAAAGGCATATTGAATCTTCGGGGCAGAATTGTCACCATTATTGATCTTGGCAAAAAACTGGGTTTATCTCCGGTTAGCACAAGTAAAGACAACCGTAATATTATAGTCAACTCCGAAGATGAGCATATCGGTCTTCTGGTGGATGCCATATCCGATGTGGTCATCACCCAGAAAGAAAATATAGAACCGGCACCGTCAAATATTGGTGGTGTCAAAGGCAAATATTTCCAAGGAGTTCTAAAAACAAAAAATCAATTAATCGGAATTCTGGATATTGATGAGGTGCTCAAAGAATAA
- a CDS encoding phosphoglycerate kinase has protein sequence MKSVRDLDVSGKTLFIRVDYNLPMDDQGNISDDNRIRATLELITYLIEKKSKLILASHLGRPKGGRDKKFSLKPAAVRLSELLNMPVAFAEDCIGDAVKKQVQALEPGQILMLENLRFHEEEKKNDPDFSKALADLCDVYVNDAFAVSHRDQASVTGITRYAKSSAAGFLLEKEVRSYYDSVEHPKKPLIVVIGGAKVSSKLAALENMLKFVDCMIIGGAMANTFLAANGVDTKGSMIETDLIDTASGIMAHAREKGINLLLPSDLVVADRFDKDAQSRTVSLNEIPDGWMALDVGPESAKRFANAIASAGTIVWNGPMGVFEMGPFAAGTQAVADAIAGSSAFSVVGGGDTGLAAKQCGITEKVSYISTGGGAFLHMMEGKVLPGVAALE, from the coding sequence ATGAAATCGGTTCGAGATTTAGATGTAAGCGGTAAAACCCTTTTTATCCGGGTGGACTATAATCTGCCCATGGATGACCAAGGCAATATAAGTGACGATAACCGGATCAGGGCCACCCTGGAACTGATTACCTATTTGATTGAAAAAAAATCCAAACTGATACTGGCCTCCCACCTGGGCCGTCCCAAGGGCGGCCGGGACAAAAAATTCAGCCTTAAGCCCGCAGCGGTCAGGCTGTCGGAACTTTTGAACATGCCTGTGGCATTTGCCGAAGACTGCATTGGAGACGCGGTGAAAAAACAGGTACAAGCCCTTGAACCGGGACAGATTCTCATGCTTGAAAATTTAAGGTTTCACGAAGAGGAGAAGAAAAACGATCCTGACTTCTCAAAGGCCCTTGCAGATCTTTGCGATGTTTATGTGAACGATGCCTTTGCCGTATCACATCGTGACCAGGCATCTGTTACCGGCATTACCAGATATGCGAAATCGTCTGCAGCCGGCTTTCTGCTTGAAAAAGAGGTCCGTTCATATTACGATTCTGTGGAACATCCCAAGAAACCGCTGATCGTCGTGATTGGCGGTGCAAAAGTCTCCAGCAAACTGGCCGCCCTTGAAAATATGTTAAAATTTGTGGACTGCATGATTATCGGCGGCGCCATGGCCAATACCTTTCTTGCTGCAAACGGTGTGGATACCAAGGGGTCCATGATTGAAACTGATTTAATTGATACGGCTTCTGGTATCATGGCCCATGCCAGGGAAAAGGGCATTAACCTGCTTTTACCCTCAGACCTGGTTGTTGCGGATCGTTTTGACAAGGATGCCCAGTCACGTACAGTCTCTTTGAATGAAATTCCGGATGGATGGATGGCCCTGGATGTTGGTCCTGAAAGTGCGAAACGTTTTGCCAATGCCATTGCCAGTGCAGGAACAATTGTGTGGAACGGCCCCATGGGCGTGTTTGAAATGGGTCCGTTCGCTGCCGGTACCCAGGCCGTTGCAGATGCCATTGCCGGCTCCTCTGCTTTTTCCGTTGTGGGAGGTGGTGATACGGGTCTTGCAGCCAAACAATGCGGAATTACGGAAAAAGTCAGCTACATCTCCACTGGAGGCGGGGCTTTTCTGCATATGATGGAAGGAAAAGTACTACCCGGAGTGGCTGCATTGGAATAG
- a CDS encoding HEAT repeat domain-containing protein, translating to MGGINAQDFINELIFCLNEKDIVKAKALLQFASDANVDVQVQKMALAELSKGPENVVFPLLEYLTKIEISNPEIQESLYELILDKAYGNTSLVIEYIINNEKKTRIQFIRAAGDLFLDETIPALIQVVQGEADPDIITPAIRSLAVFRTPEHLEIFSSFITHSSPDVIRAAIFAIGAIANPQAADTLVSFLCKDETINKLVVQALAEKQELYDLEQITLLLSSPVTIIRDTAIDELINMGKKATPLLTKAFQNAEADYMVHLVTTLGYISDQAAIPAIMDIINTQPKDANIRQAAYEAMERIPSPRTAICLVQGLQDPEESVRMSAARAIDKNLSKPLVAGLKNIIRDKSPEAVSTVGALIDTDATNIFSFIIGEDAFKELAITHITEKAAPSVRKAFLKNMASIGQVEFAKEIAAKITGAAQTEKASSVKIVVVDDSKMMLKLYQNKLSLLGLACETYHRPEDAVKRILTEKPDLVITDLNMPNISGLELTMEIRRKFTRTDLPILMITTQSDFVEEKGGDVDVSQALLKKSGINTILHKPFSDDAFKDSVSQLLPT from the coding sequence ATGGGTGGTATTAATGCACAAGATTTCATTAATGAGCTTATTTTCTGTCTCAACGAAAAAGATATAGTTAAAGCCAAGGCCCTGCTTCAATTTGCATCGGACGCCAATGTTGATGTCCAGGTTCAGAAAATGGCCCTGGCAGAACTTTCCAAAGGACCTGAAAACGTTGTTTTTCCTTTACTTGAATACCTCACAAAAATAGAAATTTCCAACCCGGAAATTCAGGAAAGTCTGTATGAATTAATTCTGGACAAAGCATACGGCAATACCAGTCTGGTCATTGAATACATTATCAACAACGAAAAAAAGACCCGGATTCAGTTCATCCGCGCGGCCGGAGATCTGTTTCTTGATGAAACCATTCCGGCCTTGATCCAGGTTGTACAGGGCGAAGCAGACCCGGACATTATTACTCCTGCCATTCGGTCACTTGCGGTATTCCGTACCCCCGAACATCTTGAAATTTTTTCTTCATTTATAACTCACTCTTCCCCCGATGTAATCCGGGCAGCCATTTTCGCCATAGGAGCCATAGCCAATCCCCAGGCAGCAGATACTCTGGTAAGCTTTTTATGCAAGGATGAAACCATAAACAAACTGGTTGTCCAGGCCTTGGCCGAGAAGCAAGAGCTTTACGATCTGGAACAAATAACCCTTCTTTTATCATCACCTGTCACAATTATCCGGGATACGGCCATTGACGAGCTTATCAATATGGGTAAAAAGGCCACCCCCCTTCTCACCAAGGCATTCCAGAATGCTGAAGCCGACTATATGGTGCATTTGGTTACCACCCTTGGCTACATTTCTGATCAGGCTGCCATTCCCGCCATCATGGATATTATCAATACCCAACCCAAGGATGCCAATATCCGTCAGGCTGCGTACGAAGCCATGGAACGTATTCCATCCCCCCGTACAGCCATTTGCCTGGTCCAAGGCCTCCAGGACCCGGAAGAGTCTGTACGTATGAGTGCGGCCCGTGCCATAGACAAAAACCTGTCAAAACCATTGGTGGCCGGATTAAAAAATATTATCCGGGACAAATCACCTGAAGCCGTATCAACTGTAGGCGCACTTATAGATACGGATGCAACCAATATATTCAGCTTTATAATTGGCGAAGACGCCTTCAAGGAACTTGCGATAACCCATATTACTGAAAAGGCAGCCCCTTCAGTCCGGAAGGCCTTTTTAAAGAATATGGCATCCATTGGTCAGGTTGAATTTGCCAAAGAAATTGCCGCCAAAATCACCGGGGCGGCTCAGACAGAAAAAGCATCTTCGGTGAAAATTGTGGTGGTGGATGATTCAAAAATGATGCTCAAACTATATCAAAATAAATTATCACTCTTAGGACTTGCCTGTGAAACATATCACCGTCCAGAGGATGCCGTTAAACGAATACTGACAGAAAAACCAGACCTTGTCATTACGGATTTGAACATGCCCAACATCAGCGGTCTAGAACTTACCATGGAAATACGGCGCAAATTCACCCGGACGGATCTTCCCATCCTGATGATCACCACCCAAAGTGATTTTGTAGAGGAAAAAGGCGGAGATGTGGATGTAAGCCAGGCTCTTTTAAAAAAATCCGGCATAAATACAATCCTTCACAAGCCTTTTAGTGACGATGCTTTCAAAGATTCCGTCTCTCAACTACTTCCTACATAA
- a CDS encoding chemotaxis response regulator protein-glutamate methylesterase: MDTIKALVVDDTIVYRKIVGDALNQIPGIEVVGTANNGKIALSKIKTLKPDLMTLDIEMPEMNGIELLQELQSIENPPLVIIVSTLTRQGGEMTLRALEYGAFDVLAKPEEGKMAENMLKVKKALEPIVRHVKRRKFGIMDPLTRSKPAVSAPAKQEGPKSAPRPTPIRPAGIRSKSEIIGIGISTGGPNALTKMIPMLPKDLKVPVLIVQHMPPVFTASLAASLNKKSALEVVEAKEGDTIEPGKVFIAPGGKQMKIVAGADGLTRKIKITDDPPENSCKPSADYLFRSIAQHYVGRSTGVIMTGMGSDGSKGLVQMKKNGSFIIAQDEKTCTVYGMPKEPIESGIVDIIAPLEKIADEIVKTV; this comes from the coding sequence ATGGATACCATCAAAGCGCTTGTGGTTGATGATACAATCGTTTACCGAAAAATTGTTGGCGATGCACTAAATCAGATCCCCGGCATTGAGGTCGTAGGGACTGCCAATAACGGGAAAATTGCTCTTTCAAAAATTAAAACGCTTAAACCGGATCTGATGACTCTGGACATAGAAATGCCGGAAATGAACGGCATTGAACTTCTTCAGGAACTTCAGAGTATAGAAAACCCTCCCTTGGTGATCATAGTATCTACCCTCACCCGCCAGGGTGGAGAAATGACCCTGCGAGCTCTGGAATATGGCGCATTTGACGTTTTAGCTAAACCTGAAGAGGGCAAAATGGCAGAAAATATGCTCAAAGTTAAGAAAGCCCTTGAGCCTATTGTACGCCATGTCAAACGCCGTAAATTTGGAATAATGGATCCTTTGACTCGATCCAAACCCGCTGTATCAGCCCCGGCAAAGCAGGAAGGACCAAAGTCTGCCCCCAGGCCGACACCGATAAGACCGGCCGGTATACGGTCAAAATCCGAAATTATTGGCATTGGTATATCCACCGGCGGGCCAAACGCATTGACAAAAATGATTCCCATGCTTCCCAAGGATCTGAAAGTACCCGTTCTCATTGTGCAGCATATGCCGCCTGTATTTACGGCGTCCCTTGCCGCCAGTCTGAATAAAAAATCAGCCCTTGAAGTTGTAGAGGCCAAGGAAGGAGATACCATTGAACCCGGAAAAGTCTTCATTGCACCCGGGGGAAAACAGATGAAAATTGTGGCTGGAGCCGACGGTTTGACCCGAAAAATAAAAATCACTGATGATCCACCGGAAAATTCGTGCAAACCCTCGGCAGATTACCTGTTTCGCTCCATTGCCCAGCACTATGTGGGTAGATCCACAGGCGTCATCATGACCGGCATGGGGTCTGACGGATCCAAGGGGCTTGTCCAGATGAAAAAAAACGGCAGTTTTATTATTGCCCAGGATGAAAAAACATGCACCGTTTACGGCATGCCCAAAGAACCCATTGAATCCGGGATAGTCGATATCATCGCCCCATTGGAAAAAATTGCGGATGAAATCGTCAAAACTGTCTAA
- a CDS encoding chemotaxis protein CheW — MFEDDETLQMYIEESLDHLGDIESDLLTIEEGGANIDLDLVNNVFRAAHSVKGGAGFMGLTTIKNLAHHLENVLGMIRNRELVPDSEKISILLKGFDELENLLNNIQTSNEVDISAHVQALENITTASAPNPTQGMAQEIQSAESATELADISLNDGRKFQQVPLKEIEACWAEGKNIFLVEYDLISDLQKQSKKPLEVLNNLSKTGTVIETRVDTAGAGLLRDASMPGKIPFQILFASIIEHDMAETLFGVVSQCIHIISDDMISPAAGNTGKLPPPLPQPIETVQAAPQPAMVAAQPAPVVTPVPVAAKEHPKPVIQEEAAGKSQEKDLNIGGKPQNSLRVNVGLLDTLMNLAGELVLSRNQLLQGVNSSNVKATELSSQRIDMITSELQEAIMRTRMQPIANILNKFTRVVRDLSQQLGKSIDLEIEGKDVELDKTILESINDPLTHLVRNSVDHGIETPMEREQMGKKGTGKIILKAFHDAGQVNIVISDDGRGLDPAKISLSAVEKGLISETRVAEMSDKQKTELIFLPGFSTAKEITDVSGRGVGMDVVVTNIEALGGIIELDSTPGQGTDIQIKLPLTLAIIPSQITSVGNERYAVPQVNLNELLRIPASQIKEKIEKVGDADVVRLRGELLPLLNLADMLGIQRTYVDPETGEELEDRRTRLSDRRSKVHMPTAISDSDDQTDDETKRTKSDRRYRAASAINIAVVSAGAFKYGLVVDQLHDSEEIVVKPVGRHLKKCTAYAGATIMGDGKVALILDISNLAQMADLSAVAEASQNAARAAEEEAAARADKVALLTFKNNEKEHFAAALSIVERIERIKTSEIEKIGGRKVVQYRGGSLPLYELSQVANVEQLPERDQQEVIVFKVKDRELGLMVTPPVDAQEVVLNIDSSTLKQPAISGSMIINNHTTLLVDIFELVKTLNPEWFEAEAKAAATMAEDGGKIILFAEDSNFFRSQVKQFMEEDGFKVIEAEDGLIAWELLKKRAEEIDLVVTDLEMPNMDGFELTKRIKTDPNYSHLSVIALTSLASEAHIEKGKSVGIDEYEIKLDREKLMAVIRQYMNL, encoded by the coding sequence ATGTTTGAAGACGACGAAACCTTACAGATGTACATTGAAGAATCACTTGATCACTTGGGAGATATTGAAAGTGATTTGCTGACGATTGAGGAAGGCGGCGCAAACATTGACCTTGATCTGGTTAACAATGTTTTCCGGGCAGCCCATTCCGTCAAAGGCGGCGCCGGCTTCATGGGTCTGACAACAATCAAAAACCTTGCACACCATCTTGAAAATGTACTAGGGATGATTCGAAACAGAGAATTGGTCCCAGATTCGGAAAAAATCAGCATATTGCTCAAAGGGTTTGATGAACTTGAAAATCTGTTGAATAACATTCAAACCAGCAATGAGGTTGATATTTCGGCCCATGTCCAGGCATTGGAAAATATAACCACTGCGTCTGCACCGAATCCTACCCAAGGAATGGCACAAGAGATCCAGAGCGCTGAGTCAGCGACAGAACTTGCAGATATTTCCCTTAATGACGGCAGAAAATTTCAGCAGGTACCACTTAAAGAAATTGAAGCCTGCTGGGCTGAAGGCAAAAATATTTTCCTTGTTGAATATGATTTGATTAGTGACCTTCAAAAGCAATCGAAAAAGCCCCTGGAAGTTTTAAACAATCTGTCTAAAACCGGCACAGTTATTGAGACCAGAGTTGATACTGCCGGTGCCGGCTTGCTCCGCGACGCAAGCATGCCCGGAAAAATTCCCTTCCAGATACTATTCGCCTCAATTATTGAGCACGATATGGCCGAGACACTATTTGGTGTTGTCAGTCAGTGTATACATATCATTAGCGACGATATGATCAGCCCTGCAGCCGGCAACACCGGCAAACTTCCGCCGCCTTTGCCCCAGCCTATTGAGACCGTTCAGGCAGCGCCCCAGCCTGCAATGGTGGCCGCCCAACCCGCCCCTGTGGTCACTCCGGTGCCCGTAGCTGCCAAAGAACACCCTAAACCGGTTATCCAGGAAGAGGCTGCTGGCAAATCCCAGGAAAAAGATCTGAACATTGGCGGGAAACCCCAGAACTCTTTACGTGTGAATGTCGGGCTGCTTGACACCTTGATGAACCTTGCCGGAGAACTTGTACTCAGCAGGAATCAGCTTCTCCAAGGGGTCAATTCGTCCAACGTAAAGGCGACTGAGTTGTCCAGCCAGCGAATTGACATGATCACATCCGAACTCCAGGAAGCGATCATGCGCACACGGATGCAGCCCATTGCCAATATACTGAACAAGTTTACCCGGGTGGTCCGGGATCTATCCCAACAGCTTGGAAAATCCATAGATCTGGAGATCGAAGGTAAGGATGTTGAGTTGGATAAAACCATCCTGGAATCCATCAATGACCCACTGACTCACCTTGTAAGAAACTCCGTTGACCATGGCATAGAAACACCCATGGAAAGGGAGCAGATGGGCAAGAAGGGCACCGGGAAAATTATTTTAAAGGCTTTCCACGACGCAGGCCAGGTCAATATCGTAATCTCAGATGATGGAAGGGGACTGGATCCCGCCAAGATTTCTTTATCTGCCGTTGAAAAAGGCCTGATATCCGAAACAAGGGTTGCGGAGATGTCGGACAAGCAGAAAACTGAACTGATTTTTCTCCCCGGCTTTTCAACGGCCAAGGAAATCACGGACGTATCAGGCCGTGGCGTGGGTATGGATGTGGTTGTAACAAACATCGAGGCCCTAGGCGGAATTATAGAGTTGGATTCAACACCCGGACAGGGCACAGACATTCAAATCAAATTGCCGTTGACCCTGGCCATTATTCCCAGCCAGATCACCTCTGTGGGCAATGAACGCTATGCCGTGCCCCAGGTTAACCTCAACGAACTGCTCAGGATTCCGGCAAGCCAGATCAAAGAAAAAATTGAAAAAGTCGGTGATGCGGATGTTGTCCGGCTCAGAGGCGAACTTTTGCCACTTTTGAACCTGGCAGACATGCTGGGCATTCAACGCACGTATGTTGACCCTGAAACCGGCGAAGAACTCGAAGACCGCAGGACAAGACTTTCGGATCGCCGATCAAAGGTTCACATGCCCACTGCAATTTCTGATTCTGATGATCAAACAGACGACGAAACAAAAAGAACGAAAAGCGACCGACGCTATCGCGCCGCATCTGCAATTAATATTGCGGTTGTATCTGCCGGCGCATTCAAGTACGGTCTTGTGGTGGATCAGCTCCATGATTCAGAAGAAATCGTCGTTAAACCTGTGGGTCGCCACTTAAAAAAATGCACAGCCTATGCCGGTGCCACGATTATGGGTGACGGTAAGGTTGCATTAATCCTTGATATCTCCAACCTTGCCCAGATGGCCGACCTTTCAGCTGTTGCCGAAGCCAGCCAGAATGCTGCCAGGGCGGCAGAGGAAGAAGCGGCTGCCAGAGCCGATAAGGTCGCATTACTAACCTTCAAAAATAACGAAAAAGAACATTTTGCCGCAGCTCTTAGTATTGTGGAGCGAATTGAACGCATTAAGACATCAGAGATTGAAAAGATCGGCGGTCGCAAGGTCGTCCAGTATCGCGGCGGTTCCCTGCCTCTGTACGAACTATCCCAGGTGGCAAACGTTGAACAACTGCCGGAAAGAGACCAGCAAGAAGTCATTGTGTTCAAGGTTAAAGATCGTGAATTGGGGTTAATGGTGACCCCGCCGGTGGATGCCCAGGAGGTTGTACTCAACATTGACAGCTCTACCCTGAAACAGCCGGCCATCAGCGGTTCCATGATTATAAACAACCATACCACATTACTGGTGGATATTTTTGAACTGGTCAAAACATTAAATCCGGAATGGTTTGAAGCCGAGGCCAAGGCTGCAGCAACGATGGCTGAAGACGGTGGAAAAATAATCCTGTTTGCTGAAGATTCAAACTTTTTCAGAAGCCAGGTCAAACAGTTCATGGAAGAGGACGGCTTTAAAGTCATTGAAGCAGAAGACGGACTGATTGCCTGGGAATTGTTAAAAAAACGTGCAGAAGAGATTGATCTTGTTGTAACAGATCTGGAAATGCCGAATATGGATGGATTTGAACTTACCAAGCGCATTAAAACTGATCCTAACTACTCACACCTTAGCGTTATTGCCTTGACCTCCCTTGCCAGTGAGGCACATATTGAAAAAGGCAAATCCGTGGGTATTGACGAATATGAGATAAAACTTGACAGGGAAAAATTGATGGCTGTTATCAGGCAGTATATGAATTTGTAA
- a CDS encoding N-acetyltransferase, translating into MIRKALIHDVVPIHALLQSYAQKGELLGRPLSNLYDHLRDFWVYEDDHTGIITGCAALAFCWEDIAEIRSVAVKEGYQGQKIGSALTERCIQEAFYFRLKTLFALTYRPTFFERFGFAITEKEKLPMVKIWAGCLDCVKFPDCDEIAMIKQL; encoded by the coding sequence ATGATAAGAAAAGCCCTCATCCATGATGTTGTCCCCATACATGCCCTGCTTCAATCTTATGCCCAAAAAGGCGAGCTTTTAGGCCGGCCTTTAAGCAATCTCTACGACCACTTACGGGATTTCTGGGTATATGAAGATGATCATACAGGTATCATAACAGGCTGTGCAGCTTTAGCCTTTTGCTGGGAAGATATCGCGGAGATCCGTTCCGTTGCGGTAAAAGAGGGATACCAGGGACAGAAAATCGGATCGGCCCTTACGGAACGTTGTATTCAGGAAGCCTTTTATTTTAGATTAAAAACATTATTTGCGCTGACCTATCGCCCCACATTTTTTGAGCGTTTCGGATTTGCAATAACTGAAAAAGAGAAACTTCCCATGGTCAAAATCTGGGCCGGGTGTCTGGACTGTGTTAAATTTCCGGATTGTGATGAAATAGCAATGATCAAACAGTTATAG
- a CDS encoding protein-glutamate O-methyltransferase CheR, translated as MSKIKVTPEEFKTFSQYILDISGIALTTGKEYLLETRLNPLLAKYQCNSYSELMKKSKLGLNKELEGEIIDAISTNETYFFRDKSPFQLLQHKILPDLIDKRSKKSFGKPAIRVWSAANSTGQEIYSLAMTLIEMGVTLDKYNIRLFGTDISDAAIAKASYGIYNKFEVARGLEPSRLNRFFLPTEDKYKVKDELRAMVQFKKMNLMKPFIGIGKFDIVLCRNVMIYFTTEDRRKIYTNISKVMEPDGYLLIGSTESLVNDTDLFASFRYLNSVFYQFKS; from the coding sequence ATGAGCAAAATAAAAGTAACTCCGGAAGAGTTTAAAACATTTTCCCAATATATTCTGGATATATCCGGAATTGCACTAACTACGGGGAAGGAATACCTTCTGGAAACCAGACTAAATCCTCTGCTTGCCAAATATCAGTGCAATTCATATTCGGAGCTGATGAAAAAATCCAAACTCGGTTTAAACAAAGAGTTGGAAGGCGAAATTATTGACGCCATTTCCACCAATGAAACCTATTTTTTCAGGGACAAATCACCGTTTCAACTTCTCCAGCATAAAATTTTGCCGGACCTGATTGATAAACGCTCTAAAAAAAGTTTCGGCAAACCTGCCATAAGAGTATGGAGTGCAGCCAATTCAACCGGTCAGGAAATATACAGTCTTGCCATGACCCTGATCGAAATGGGCGTCACCCTTGACAAGTACAACATCAGACTGTTTGGTACGGATATCTCCGATGCCGCCATAGCCAAGGCCAGTTACGGAATTTACAACAAGTTTGAAGTGGCTCGCGGACTTGAACCTTCCCGGCTTAACAGATTCTTTCTCCCCACGGAGGATAAATACAAGGTTAAAGACGAACTTAGGGCCATGGTTCAATTTAAAAAAATGAACCTGATGAAACCGTTTATTGGTATTGGTAAGTTTGATATAGTTCTTTGCCGCAATGTGATGATCTATTTCACCACTGAGGATCGCCGGAAAATATATACAAACATATCAAAAGTTATGGAACCGGATGGCTATCTTTTGATTGGTTCCACAGAATCATTGGTTAATGATACTGACCTTTTTGCATCTTTCAGATATTTAAACTCGGTATTTTACCAGTTCAAAAGCTAG
- a CDS encoding U32 family peptidase: MCASSILAGGTTQRTLLYGNIRRAWDIMPNTLKKIELLAPAGNFEKLEIAVHYGADAVYLGGKDFNLRNFSGNFTDRELEEAIRFAEKHRVKIYLTCNIYSRNHEQDSITAFLERIGNIGPHAVIISDPGIIFQARQIIPHIDIHLSTQANTTNYNAALFWEQQGIKRINLARELSLEEIKTITSRTTIQTEVFVHGAMCMSYSGRCLLSSFLSGRDSNRGLCSHPCRWNYAVMEELRPNEYFPVQEDRRGTYIFNSKDMCLIDHIPELIQAGISSLKIEGRMKGINYLGSVVKTYRNAIDAYIADPTSYSVRPAWHSELYQIYHRAYCTGFYFGHPDDKSDHTLNPDNTHKGKIHSFIGKIIEKRDKNLYLIDIRNKLLPGDEIEILSPQGPARQTKVLSLTNEQGQPVDNAKPNTHLLIGIPIDVYQNDIVRKL; the protein is encoded by the coding sequence TTGTGCGCAAGTTCGATTCTTGCCGGGGGCACCACCCAAAGGACCCTGCTGTACGGGAATATTCGCCGTGCTTGGGATATCATGCCGAATACGTTAAAAAAAATTGAATTGCTTGCACCGGCCGGTAACTTTGAAAAGCTTGAAATTGCCGTCCATTACGGCGCAGATGCAGTGTATCTTGGCGGCAAAGATTTCAATCTAAGAAATTTCTCAGGCAACTTTACAGACCGCGAACTTGAAGAGGCGATAAGATTTGCAGAGAAGCACCGGGTTAAAATCTATCTTACATGTAATATATATTCCCGCAACCATGAACAGGACAGTATTACAGCTTTTCTCGAAAGAATAGGTAATATTGGCCCCCATGCCGTTATTATTTCAGATCCCGGCATTATTTTTCAGGCCAGGCAGATTATTCCACATATCGATATTCATTTAAGTACCCAGGCCAACACCACAAATTATAATGCGGCCCTATTCTGGGAACAGCAGGGAATCAAACGGATAAACCTTGCAAGGGAATTATCCCTTGAAGAGATAAAAACCATTACATCGCGCACAACTATTCAGACCGAAGTTTTTGTCCACGGCGCCATGTGCATGTCCTACTCCGGCAGATGCCTTTTGAGCAGTTTCTTAAGCGGCCGAGACAGCAACAGAGGGCTTTGCAGCCATCCCTGCCGCTGGAATTATGCGGTTATGGAGGAGCTTCGCCCCAATGAATATTTCCCTGTCCAGGAAGATCGCCGCGGCACTTACATCTTTAACTCCAAGGACATGTGCCTGATTGATCACATTCCCGAATTAATCCAGGCGGGGATTTCCTCTCTCAAAATAGAGGGGAGGATGAAAGGAATAAATTATCTGGGTTCGGTGGTAAAAACATATCGTAACGCCATTGACGCATATATCGCAGATCCGACTTCTTATAGCGTCCGTCCGGCATGGCATTCTGAACTTTACCAAATATACCATCGGGCCTATTGCACAGGGTTTTATTTTGGCCATCCGGATGACAAATCAGATCACACTTTAAACCCAGACAACACGCACAAAGGCAAAATTCATAGTTTTATCGGAAAGATTATTGAAAAGCGTGACAAAAATTTATATTTGATTGATATTAGAAACAAACTTTTACCTGGTGACGAAATCGAAATTCTAAGCCCCCAGGGACCTGCACGGCAGACCAAAGTATTGTCACTGACAAATGAGCAAGGGCAACCCGTGGATAATGCGAAACCCAATACCCACCTGCTGATCGGGATACCCATAGACGTTTATCAAAACGATATCGTTCGCAAGCTATAG